The sequence ACTTTGACCCTAATGCAAAGTCGGATGACATTGATTGGATGATGTATGAGAGTGCGCGGCACAGGCCCTGGGTTTCTATAAAACAGCTTCAGTACACATTGtaggtatatacatgatactTACGTGGTTTATCCTTGATTTCCAGGCATGTGCATAGTAGATAAGCAATAAGGTCGACACACTTGTCCGAATCCATAACGAAAGCACGGAATTTCTAAAAAGATGTGTTAATTTCGGTAAATATCTAGCAATAGCTATATGCAAACTTTGTTCAAATCGAGCATTTTCCAAAGAAAAACGTCTGTAGTCAAGTCAGCCGTACTTCGAAGCCCGTCGAAATTGTAAGAGCTTACAGAGTTCGACCAAATAGGGAACCCCTTTCCTTGAACCAGGCAAGAGACCGTGTGAAGCAACCATGTTCTGCTCCAAAATGGAAAGAATTCCATCGAACACGAATTCAAAATCACTGGCGCGATGCTATACACAGCACATGAGTACCTTTCAACGGTATTATACTTAACACACACACCAATTTTGCAATCGAATATCTAAAAGCGTTCGACTTGGACGTTGGGACCCACTCCGAATCCTCGGTCGCCTCTCCACCACCAGCGACGCGGTCACGGGCGTCGCCGCTTTGGTAATCCAATAGTACGCAAAGAGCAGAAATCGCAAGTTCGGGAACTGCATCAGCGTCCATGGCGCGAGTCACTAGGTGGTTATAAGGCATAGACGAGAGTGGTAATGGCGACAAATTTGGCGGGTGCAGGGATATATTGAGAAGTGAGCACAACAGGGTTAAAACACGTCGACGCGGTGTCCGCTGGGTCGCTACTGAGAGAGCTGGAGTGATCATGGAGAGGGTTACGGTCGGAGGTATGTATATTTGCTTGGAAAGAAGGACAAGGAGTAAGCCTGCGATATATTCATTAGCCTACGATCGTTAAACAAGTTCAAGTCAAACGTACGGAGGACTTCAGCTTTGTTGCTCTCCAAGTCCCTTGAGGTGCCCATGTCTGAAGCTGACCCAATCCCTTTGACCCAAATCATATAGTTAATCTTATGATTGTCGACCTGGACTTTTTTAGGGATAGTGAATCCGCAACAGAAGAGAAGGTCGATAGCCAAATTCATTAACCTCTCACCCCACGAAGGTTCAGTATCGGCCTGGTGGGGTATTGATTGAGGTGTAGGAGACTTGGGTGATTTAAGGACATCTTCGTCCTCTTCATCGTCGATAACAAACTGCTTCGATTGATCCacttgaacttgttcaggaGATGGTTCTTTGGGCGTACGCTTCCAAAATAGTTCTTCGACCCTGCCATGATCGGCGTCACCTTCGAACACCACGGGCAGGATGCGGGCCAGCACCCGTATGCAGTTAAGGGCCTCCTTATTTGGGTTTCTCTGGGTTGTGCCTGGATACAAAGATGAGAATGCGGGGATGACAGGTGCTTCGGTAGGAAAGGTGTGGTCTATCATCAAGAATTGCAGGCGCTTAATGAGGACGATCAACAGCGTCGACAGATTCTCTGGGGCATCGGATAAAGCGCGTCTAACTAAGCGAGTGTGGTTATTCGTGTGGCTTAAGACACCTAGTCTAGTTACTTACTATCATGTGGTACTATAAGATTGCTGACATCGGAAGCGCTATCGAACAGCAAGTAATACTGCATCGCGTAAGCAAAAATAGGGATGATAGGTACATCTGATTACCTGCGACCAATACGCATCATCTGAGTCCGGGATATTCTATCTGCTGGTGAGCGCCTCACTCGCAGCAACGTAATGATTCTGCCACTTACTCTATTTTCGAACAATCTAGCTATACCCGACTTTTTGGTACGGAATGACAGTTTTACATCTTCTCCTAAAATCCCGAATGGTGTCGATAATCTCTTTCCTAAATTAAACATTACACTTGGAGGGCAGATGAGAGAACGTGGCCGCCGAGCAGTAAGTCGATCCGcgttcacgtgatcgggCGAGTACACAGCCACCATTCGTGTTGTTGCTTCCGATCTTCATCCTCTGTAAATATATCTGCATCAATAAACGTCGAGAGGCCCGACGTACATGTCGGCAAAGCAGAATGCATCCACCTTTGTTTCCACACTATGCCGGTGCGGTCGGACATCATCCATCAACAATAATAGCCAGGTAGCGAGACGGCAATTGGAATGTGGTATGTTCACTCCACTCCACTCGTGTCATATATACTCATTTGTGATGTAGGCCACTACATATGCTCTGATTGTTGGCACTACAACCAACCGCTTCCGACCCCAGCCTGCAATACCTGCATCATCTACTTACAAGCCCAAGAAATACCTCGATTATCATTCTACGTAACCGCCTATAACGACGTGGTGAAGCGTTTCAAGGAGCTCGAAAAGATTCATTCGGGGAAACTCCACGAAGTCAAGTTGGCTAATGAGCATATTACTCTGTAAGTTTTTTTTAATTTTTAATTTTTTCATTTTGCCAGATTGTTTAGTCGTTGTCAGGCTCAAAACAAAGTTAGCGGCATCCCATGCCCCTGGTATTGTGGCTTCAAGTTCTCCTCTCTCGCTAGCGCAGCAGCTCCCTAATATCTCTACTGTATCTTCGACCTCCGCGACCAAACCCGCCACGATTGACTGGCAGTACGTCATCTACTCAAACCTATGTCTCAACTTATTCATTAGTACGTTAGATCCGAGAGCGGCAAACAGGTCTCGGCGTATCTTATGAAACAACGAGAGTGAGTTCGTCATGTTTCCAACTTGTGTTATGACAAGCTTATGGTATGTAGGACACTGGCAATGTACCAGAAGGAGTGTGAATCTCTCAAGAAGTAAGCGTTGCTGTCGAACACTTACGTTTGTGCTTGGTATTAATTCGAACACCTTGCAGGCGCGTGGCGGACCTGACGACTCAACTCGAGACTAAGAACCGTCCGACAGATGAAGCTGTAACTGCGATCGAGAAGGCTGAACTCATGGAAGCTGAACTCGAGGGCCTGCATACGTGAGCTACTATTCATTTCATTTCAATTGGGCTCATCCAAATCCGGCCTGACATTCTCCTGATAGGCGCTTGGCTAAATGTGAGGATGACTTGGAAAAGGCTCAGGCCGATTTGGGAACTGCCAACTCGTAGGTTACTGACGCCACTGGCTTAAAGTTTCGACTGATGATTTCTCAGACAAAATCAACAACTTGCGAAAGAGCTTGCAGATCTGAAGGAGTAGGTGAATTTTAACTTTAAAACGATAACATGCTCATCCTCAGCAGGAAGGCTACTCAGCAACGAACCGTTCTGGGAAAGGCCCAGCTCCATATTACGAGCCTTCAGAACAGGTGCAATAATGCCGAGCGAGACTTGGCATCTGCAAGAGAGTATGTGGAACAGCCAGGCAATCGAATCGCTTGCTTACTTTTTCATGTAGATCTCTGAAGGCCAAGGATGAGGCAATCAAGGCAAATGCTAGGTACGTTCCAACAGCCAGCTCTGGAGCTTTATGCTCAATTATTTCATTAGATCGCCACGAGGCGCTTCCGTTGATCTCCCAGGCTTGGGTACACCTCTTGGAGGACCGAGCATGGTTTATGTGCCAACGGCTGCCGAGCTTCAACAATCTGCTGCATTACTTACATCCCTGCAGAGTGATGTGTCGCGGCTCAACAAGGAGAAATCAGCCCATGAACAGTCAGTAAACCGTAACTCTGTTCATACTCGGAAATACTGAAATAGCTTCAGAGAGATCAACAAGCTGAAATCTTCCTTGAAGTCCAAAGAGGACGACAACCAGGTCCTTGGAGAGTAAGTATTGGAAGCACCCATCCATATTCGTGGCTTACAAGCATTACAGTAAATTACTCCAAAGCGCAGAGTTGGCGTCTGAGCTTGGAAAGTGAGTCGTTCCTATGGTATTCTTAATTGTCATTAATATTAACTTGGGTTCGCAGACTTCATTTGGCTGCCAATTCTCGCGCTGAATCTGCAGAAGAAAAACTCTTGGATATCCAAAATGAAATGCAAGAGCTTAGAGAACTTATGGAAGCCCAAGCGCGGGAGGACAAGGCAACGCAAAACACGGCCAAGATTGCAAGGTATATATATTTACCCTTTCCTTGCCTTTGTTACTTACATGCCCTCGCAGTGGACTCACAAAATTGGCCGAGTAAGCTTGATCGCGCAATTTCTAACACATTATTCGAACTGACTGGCACATTCATAGATACCAATCTCGAATTGCCCAACTAGAGTCGCAACTCATCGAGGCTACACGTGCAAGAGATGAAGCACTTGCCCAAGCCGAAGTGTGGCAAGAGAACCGGAACAAGTGGAAGCGTTGGGGAGAAGTGATGGCCCTCCAAGCCAAACAGTGGGAGGACGAGGTCTCCAGAGCCAAAATGTAAGTTTAATAACCTGCGATTTCTTGTGATCTAATACTTTTCCCAAGCCCACCCGCAAAGAACGCTTCAGTTCTCAAGGTAACATGAACTCACAATTCGAATGTTCATTCTGCTAATTCACTTTCACTAGCCGGAAGAACCTCCCGCCTTGTCCCTTGAGGCTCCCGAGTCGGGCAAATCTCGTAAGCGGCCCCTCGACATGCCTGACACCGACGTAGACGTAGTTCACGCTCCAGCTCGACCACAAGCCGATAACAATGCCCCACTCACAGTCGACTCGGGCGGGGAAGGCGCCGAACGCAAGCGAGCTAGATTCGCATCTTGAGATTGATTCATTTGGGGTTTATTGCGCGATCAGTGGGATTTAGGTAGTTGGATTTGGGGTGTAGCTATACGCGTTTCTTTTTCGGATGGACAGATTGTTCTTTTTGATTgtaacacgcatatacctgcTATTGCTGTCGCTCTCTTGAATATTATCGCACGTTTACTCGGTTCAAATCCCGGCACAACACGTGAATCAGACCATCAGCAGGGAGatcatatatatataccatGTATACGACGAACAAATCCCGGTGTGTAACTGGTTGACACAAGACCACGAAGAAATGAGGGGTGTGAACAAGGTTGTGCAAAAAATATCGGCTTTCAGCTAATGTTTGATATATATGCCCCATACGCATGGGGGAGGGAGATGCGTTCAAAGTCATAAACCGGATTCAAAAGAAGAacagaaagaaaaaaaaaaaaaactagaGAATACAACCAAATGATAACATGCAAGTACAAGACGACCGAACGCACACACATTCACGAGTCGACCGCCATCGCGTCCTTTCCGAGCCTCAAAGACGGCCGCTTCTTGATCTGTGCCCTAGATCCCGACATATCCACTTTAACAAGTTCAGTCGGACTCGCGTGTCTCTTGGCGCCTACGCCCGAACCAGCGGATTCACCTTTACGTTTCTTGTTCTCGTCCACCATGGCGAGCACGCCCTCGACCACCGCGCGGTGGACAAAGACGTACTGGCGGAGGGACTGGCACAGCGACATGCGCTGCTCGCGCATGTCCTCGACGACTTCCCGGATCGGCTCGTCCATTGACGTGAGCGGCGAGACCGACTTTTGCTGCGAGGCGAGGGCGAGCGAGCGCGGGGTGACATAGTCGAACGTGTCCCTCTCGCGATCGCGCATCTCGGTGTCGGGGCGCGGGGTGACGGCCGAAAGCGACATGGATGCGGGCACGGGTTGGGGTGCGACCAGCTCGGACCTCGAGGTGTTGTCCGCGACCTGGAACGACCATGCGTGCGTGGCTTGCATCGCGGCCGGACCGAGCCCGGgggggtggtggtggtggtggtggttatTATTATTGTTATTGTCTGGGGGACTGCGTCCTTGCTTGGGGCTCCCGTTGCTCATAGTCGTCCCAGTACTAACCGGCAAAGAGGTCTCGGAAAAGTGAAAGGACGCTGAGGAATCAGAAGACGGGAACGAAGTTCCGCCGTTAGTTTCGTTAGTCGAACTAGGACCAGGAGCCGCACCGGCACCCAATTGGCTCCTCTTCCCCATCTCCGGGACATTGTGGGTACCTTTTTTGGCGCCCAACGTTTTCCGGAGCGAGGTTCTTCGCGGGCGGGCGGACGTCATCTGCAGGTTCGTCGGCCTGCGGTACGACGTCGGGTCCGGGGGCTCTGGGAAACTGCCGCGACGGAGTTTGGACGATCCGAGGCTTTCGGAGCTCGGTTCCCCGCTCGTGTCGAGGTCGCTGTCGCTTGGATCGTCGCTCGACGAGAGTTCGAGCGACGAAGACCGGGTTCCCTCGAGCTCCCTCCGCACCCCGTCCAAGATCGCATCAATGGCGACAAAGCTGCCGGTTCGACCGACTCCGGCACTGCAGTG comes from Rhizoctonia solani chromosome 4, complete sequence and encodes:
- a CDS encoding autophagy-related protein 16 → MSAKQNASTFVSTLCRCGRTSSINNNSQVARRQLECGHYICSDCWHYNQPLPTPACNTCIIYLQAQEIPRLSFYVTAYNDVVKRFKELEKIHSGKLHEVKLANEHITLLKTKLAASHAPGIVASSSPLSLAQQLPNISTVSSTSATKPATIDWQSESGKQVSAYLMKQRETLAMYQKECESLKKRVADLTTQLETKNRPTDEAVTAIEKAELMEAELEGLHTRLAKCEDDLEKAQADLGTANSQNQQLAKELADLKEKATQQRTVLGKAQLHITSLQNRCNNAERDLASARESLKAKDEAIKANARSPRGASVDLPGLGTPLGGPSMVYVPTAAELQQSAALLTSLQSDVSRLNKEKSAHEQEINKLKSSLKSKEDDNQVLGDKLLQSAELASELGKLHLAANSRAESAEEKLLDIQNEMQELRELMEAQAREDKATQNTAKIASGLTKLAEYQSRIAQLESQLIEATRARDEALAQAEVWQENRNKWKRWGEVMALQAKQWEDEVSRAKIPPAKNASVLKPEEPPALSLEAPESGKSRKRPLDMPDTDVDVVHAPARPQADNNAPLTVDSGGEGAERKRARFAS